The following DNA comes from Streptococcus canis.
AAAAGGGCCTTTCTTTTTAGAGTCGCGACCCTTACGACTACATCAACTTTAGAGTATTTTCTTTTTAGAGTCGGTATTACTCTCCGACTACTTCTACTTAAATTATACCAAAAACATCGCTAGTGTCAAATATAAACACTATTTCGGATTTAATTCCTTCAATAAGGCCGCCACCAGAGCACGAGCTTTTGGCAAGCGATAAAATCCTGTAGAACGTTTGACCCCAATCTTAATAAACACATCCTCAATGCTCTCATCAAACTCTTTGGCGAGTAAGCCCAAAGTGATATCATACAAATCCTTATCGGCCTGTTTTACTTTCTCAAGTAAATCTTGCAGCATTTCTGCGAACATGAATTCTTCTAGTTCTTCAGTAGAGCTGTGAAGAGTAGATTCATTCGTATCAATCCATTCTTCGTATGAAATAATCTCTTCAATATTTTTGGACTTACGTGTACGAAACTCATTCAAAAAGTTCTCAACAGCATCTTTGTAGATACGCTCTGTTTGATTATATTCTTCAGAATATACTGGGATAAAAGCAACCAATACATAAACATTTAACCGTTTAGCTGGTCTCCAAGACCGAAGGGTATCTCTTTTGAGACGCATATCCTCAATAACTTGTTGGTTCTCAACCAACATAGGAGCTAGCACCTGCCCCTCTAAAAGTCCCACTTCTAGCGAGCATTCCTGCTTTTGACATTCGTTATAAATATTGTCCTTGTTTGTCATGTTTTCCACTTTCTGTCGTAAGCAGAGAAACGTGACAATACAAAGAACTCTTAACAAAATTTTCTGACCACATCAGCAATTCCTCTGCTAATTCATGGTCAACTGACTTTACAAGCTGAACTGCACACCTAATTTGTACTCTTAAAGTCACGGTAAATTAGATTTACTAATTTACAAAGTATCATCATTAGGCACCAACCATCTCAAATTACCTACTAGCGCTATTCGGCAATTGAAGAATTTTACATTCGCAAAACTTTTTATGCGTTCGCAAATATATTTTTGAACATCGCAATCCTGTCATGATATAATAAACTTAATCATTAACGATTACTTTGTTCGACTCTATTGTATTAAATGAGATTTTGAATTCGGGGACAGATTAGTACAATACGGTACAGCTTGGTACAAAAATGAAAAGGAGATAATCACTTGGATTTTCCCACTTATTTTAGAATACTGAAAAAATATCTTGGAGATGGCGCGACTATCCCAGAGTTTTTTCGAGAACTCATTGAAATGATTACTGATGATGACGCCGAAGATATCATTAGTGCTTCTGGTATTACATCTGACAAAGCAGATAGTACGCTTATCTCTTATACAAAGCCCAAAAGAGGCTTCACCAAGAAGATGGCAAATCAATTGCTCTACCGGGTCAATTCAGCTAATATGACGGAGTCTATTGAAAGTAGGCCAGATGAAACTATTCAGTTACTAGCTAATGAATTTAATACTTATTATCCTGATATTACTGCTGAAAATGCCTCGCAAAGAATTCCAGAAATTTTCGTTGACTTCATTAGAGAGAAAGCTGGGATGGGAATATCAACCACAGCTCAAAAAGCTACATTTATTAACCAGTCGAATCAACTCAAAAAACAATATGGACAATTCTTACTGACGGAAGCAAATAACTGTTGTGCATTCCCAGGCTGTGATAGACCACTCATTTTAACAAGAGGTGGTTTAGCATCGGAAAACTATGAGGTTTCAACCATTGAAAAAGATAAGGACGCTGAACCACTGAATCTGATAGCCCTCTGCCCAGATTGTTTTTTAACCTATCAAGCAGAAAGTCGCAAAAAAATTGTAACAGCTCTAAAAAATGTTAAAAAGATTCTAGTCTCTGCACATAACAGCCAACAATCGATTTCTGATATGAAGTTAGATAGTGGAATTGTCTCAGTTTTGACTAGTCTCAATAAACTAAAATTTGATGAATATGATATCTCCTATGACCCGAAGCAATTGACTGATAAGATATCACCTGAGAACAATCGTACGCTTTATCAATTGGTTAAGAACCAAGTTATTGATAACTACTTAACCATTCAAAAAATCATTATAAATTTAGATAAACAAGGAAGAATCGATTACGAGGATATCCAATATCAAATGCGATCGATGTACAAAAAGTTAAAGGCTGCCAAGCATGGTAATCTTGAGATTTTCAATACTATTTCGGAAAAACTCCATAAAGCTACACTACAGGACATCTACTTCTGCCAGATGATTGTCTCTTACTTTATCCAAAAATGCGAGGTACTTGAATAATGCAATTACCAAATAAACTTTATTCCTATCAAAAAAGCACCCTAGCCTATTTACCTAGAGTGCTACATGAAATTAAAATGGGGAACTCAAATGTGAAAGATATCTTTCATACTATCTCAGAAGAGTTGGAGGATCCGACAGATTTCTTATCCATCATGGATTGCTTATATACATTAAACGCCATTGAAATGACCAATGAAGGAGAGGTAACATTATGCTTATAGAAATGTGGTCGCCAGTCTTTAAAAAGGATGGACAAACTCGGGAACCGATTCAATTTCACCCTGGATTAAACGTTATCATGGGTATGGACTTAGCTAATAATTCTATCGGCAAATCCTCTTCTTTATTAGCAATTGACTTCATATTCGGAGGTAATAGCTATCTAAAATCAATTGCGGTTAAGAAATTAGGTGATCATCCTATCTACTTCTGCTTTCAATTTGAGAAAAAGTTTTATTTTTCAAGAGATACAGCCAATCCTGATATCATTATAGTGTGTGACAAGAACTACTCTCCAACTGGTGAAATAATGGACCTTGGAACGTTTCTTAACAAACTTAAGAAACGATATCATTTGGAATCCTCCGATTTATCATTCCGATTAGCTATGAGTGGTTTCTTTAGAATTGCAGGGAAAAATAATCAAAATACCGATTTCCCGTTACAAGTTTATGCAAGCCAAAAATCTTCCGAATCCATTACAACCCTTATCCAACTATTTAATTTGTATGATAACATTGCACGATACAAAGAAAGACTTAAGGATAAGAGTGACCAGTTAACAACGTTTCGCAATGCTCGAAAATATGAATTTATCTCCAACTTAGTTGGTGGTAAAAAGCAATTCGAGCTCAACGTCTCAGAAATTAAAAGATTGGAATATGGCTTATCACACCTTCAAGATACTTATCAAGACAACATTTGTTCGGATGACATTGAGAAACATCAGCAAAAACTCCAGCTTAGAAATACTAAGTTGGAGCTAGAAAGTATTCTCCGTGATAAACAAAGACGTCTTAAGCTATTAGATATCAGTATCGAATTTGGTTTATATCCTACTGAATCTGACTTAACAGAGCTTCAGCAATACTTCCCTGATACTAATCTCAAGAAATTATATGAAGTTGAGACCTACCACAAAAAATTGGCAACTATTTTAGATTCCGAATTCTCAACCGAACGTGAATCCCTAGTAGGTGAGATTGACGAATTAGAGAGTCAATTAGTAACTCTAAACCAAGAACTTCAAGAACTAGGAAGCATCCCAAATCTTTCAACTGAGTTCTTAGAAAACTACTCTAAACTAACAGCAACGATCAATGCACTCAAAGAGCAAAACGAAGCCTATCTGAAAGAGTCTGCTTTATCAAAAGAAAAGTCAGAAGCAGACTCTGACTTGAAGCGTAGCACCGAAGATATACTAATAGAGTTAGAAGGAAAAATCAATGCTAAAATGCGAGAGTTCAATAATATTCTGTATCCAGATATTCGCAAAGCCCCTCAAATCAATCTCAAAGCTCATAACAGCTACTCCTTCTACACCCCAGATGATGATGGTACAGGAACTAAGTTCAAAGGGATGATTTTATTTGACCTAACCATGCTCTATCTCACTAACCTGCCAGCACTGGCACACGACTCATTACTCTTGAGTAATATTAGCTACCAAGCAACCGAAGCTCTGTTGAAGCTATATGACCAATCAAAATCACTAAATAAGCAGGTGTTTTTAGCTTTCGATAAAGCAAGCTCATACTCTCCAGAAGCTAATCAACTCTTATTAGAAAATACTGTATTGCGACTCTCTAGTAACGGAAATGAACTCTACGGTATTTCATGGAATAAAGGAGAAAACTCAGATGAAGTTTAGCTACAATAAATTATGGAAACTTCTCATTGATAAAGATTGGACAAAAACAAAGCTTAGACAAGAAGCTGGGATTAGTTCTTCCACGATCGCAAAATTAGGAAAAGGGGAAAATATCACTACTGATATTTTATTGAAAATTTGTATTACACTTGATTGTAAGATTGAAGATATAGTAGAAATTATAGATAATGATGATTAATTGTAAGCGCCCAATAACAAGGTACCTATCCTCTCTTCCAGTAATTCTGCTATACTGTAGAAAATAAGAATACTGGGGGATATCTGAATGACCAAACAACCTATTGTTCCTTTGGAACAACTACCCATTTCTCGAAAATTTGAGAAAAAGCGAAGAATGCTCTTATCTTTCGTTGTAAAGTGAGAGAGCTTGATCTCTCTTTTTACTCCCCTATCTCATCTGAACAAGCTATCGCTATCTTGGATAAGGTATTGTCCTATGACCATTAACTTAAGTGATTTAGGCCAGGTCTATCTGGTTTGTGGAAAAACAGATATGAGACAGGGCATTGATTCGCTCGCTTATCTTGTTAAAAGTCAATTTGACCTAGATCCCTTCTCAGGTCAGGTATTCCTCTTTTGTGGGGGGCGGAAGGATCGCTTTAAAGCTCTTTATTGGGATGGTCAAGGATTCTGGCTCCTCTACAAGCGTTTTGAAAAAGGAAAACTCACTTGGCCAAACAATGAGTATGACGTTAAGGCTCTGACTTCTGAACAATTAAACTGGCTAATGAAAGGATTTTTCATCACTCCTAACATAAACTGTACAAAAAGTCGTGATTTCTATTGAAATCATGGCTTTTCTTTAGGTATAATATAGAAAACATTAGGAGGAGATCATTTATGGAAGAATTACTTAAAATCATTAAACAGCAGTCTAATGAGATTGCTCTCCTTCGTGAACAAGTCGTTTATCTGACACAAAAAATTTATGGCAAATCATCTGAGAAAACGATTCAAATTAATGGGCAACTCAGTCTTTTTGAAGAAGAACAATTAACTGAAGAAAAAGCGGACTTACCCAGGTGAACTTGAAACCATTACCTATCAGCGTAAGAAGGCTAAAGGAAAACGTCAAACCATTCTGAACCAATTTAAAGCCGAAGAAAGACATTATCACCTAACAGAATGTGCTTGTCCAGATTGTCATGGGGCTCTCAAAGAAATTGGTGCAACCGTTCAGCGTCAAGAACTGGTCTTTATTCCAGCACAGCTGAAGAGAGTTGACCATATCCAGCATGCCTACAAATGTCTGGCTTGTAGTGAGAAGACTCTCAGTGATAAAATTATCAAAGCTCCCGTACCTAAAGCACCACTAGCACATAGTCTAGGGTCTGCTTCAATCATTGCTCATACGATTCATCAGAAGTTTCATCTTAAAGTACCGAATTATCGTCAGGAAGAAGATTGGACTAAACTTGGTTTGCCTATAACACGCAAAGAAATCGCTAACTGGCATATTAAGGCAAGTCAGTATTATTTTGAACCACTTTATGAGCTTTTACACCAGAAATTACTAGAACAGCCCGTCCTTCATGCGGATGAAACCAGCTATCGCGTTTTAGAAAGCGATAGCCAGCTAACTTACTATTGGACCTTCTTATCTGGTAAGGATGAGAAAGAAGTAATCACTCTTTATCATCACGATAAGCGTCGTAGTGGGCTAGTTGCCCAAGAATTTCTAGGTGATTACGCTGGTTATGTTCATTGCGATATGCATGGGGCTTATCGTCAATTGGAGACTGCCAAGGCAGATAAGAGTTCTCTGGTGTTCAAAGGGCTGTGCTATTGTGATAAGATGTTTGCCTTAGAGGAGTCATGGGCTGATTTATCTTTACAAGATCGCCTGATGAAACGCCAAGATGAGTTAGAACCTTTGATGGCAGAGTTCTTTGACTGGTGTCGCAGGCAGGCTGTTCTTCCAGGCTCTAAGTTGGGACGTGCCATTGACTATAGCCTTAAGTATGAAGAAACGTTTAGAACTGTACTTAAAGATGGTAGTCTCGTCTTATCCAATAATATGGCGGAACGTGCGATCAAGTCTTTGGTTATGAGACGTAAAAATTGGCTCTTTTCACAAAGCTTTGAGGGTGCTAAATCAAGTGCTATCATTATGTCTCTATTGGCAACAGCTAAACGACATCACTTGGATAGCGAAAAATATATAGGTTACCTACTAGAGAATCTTCCGAATGAGGAGATATTCGCCAAAAAGGAAGTTCTAGAGGCTTATTTGCCATGGGCAGAGAAGGTACAACAAAATTGTAGATAACAAAATCTTCCAGAGTCAGTGAACTTTGGAAGATTTTAATATACCTTGTTATTGGGCGCTTACGTTATGACTGCTAAACAAATTCAAGAACTCCAAAAACGAAATGCTCTTACAAAATCAAAAGTCTATCTAGATTATACATCTAGATAGACTTTCCAAGCATGATGCTTGAACATATTGAATACTCTATTTAGGTTGGAGAGAGATAATTAAACATAGAGCATTCACACCGTAAAACGGAGAAAAGTTTAATGACATTTCAGGTCATAGGTCAAAAGATTTAATCCTCTTTTTTCTTAGAACCATACATAAGAGTGCTTATTAACAAAACAATTATTCCAAACAACGATAGATGAGTATTGATCTCGCCAGTAGAAGGAAGTTCAACAACACCATCTGCTTCAACTTCAGCTTTCTTATCTTTGCCTGCTTGGGCGGCATCTTCGGCTGCTTTCACGGCTGCTTCAGCTGCGGCTTCTGCGGCATCTTGGGAATCTGGTTTGCCGTTGCTATCCGCATCGTTGACGGTTACTTCTGATGTCGTTACTTGATCAAGACGTGCTTTCAACGCTTCTTTGACTGGGCCTTCTGGTAAGCTATCGACTAACGGAGTTGCTGTACCTTTCTTCTCAGTTGTGACATCGTTCAAGCCATCTACGGCTGATTTCTCATCTGGATTAACAACACCATCTGCTTCAACTTCAGCTTTCTTATCTTTGCCTGCTTGGGCGGCATCTTCGGCTGCTTTCACGGCTGCTTCAGCTGCGGCTTCTGCGGCATCTTGGGAATCTGGTTTGCCGTTGCTATCCGCATCGTTGACGGTTACTTCTGATGTCGTTACTTGATCAAGACGTGCTTTCAACGCTTCTTTGACTGGGCCTTCTGGTAAGCTATCGACTAACGGAGTTGCTGTACCTTTCTTCTCAGTTGTGACATCGTTCAAGCCATCTACGGCTGATTTCTCATCTGGATTAACAACACCATCTGCTTCAACTTCAGCTTTCTTATCTTTGCCTGCTTGGGCGGCATCTTCGGCTGCTTTCACGGCTGCTTCAGCTGCGGCTTCTGCGGCATCTTGGGAATCTGGTTTGCCGTTGCTATCCGCATCGTTGACGGTTACTTCTGATGTCGTTACTTGATCAAGACGTGCTTTCAACGCTTCTTTGACTGGGCCTTCTGGTAAGCTATCGACTAACGGAGTTGCTGTACCTTTCTTCTCAGTTGTGACATCGTTCAAGCCATCTACGGCTGATTTCTCATCTGGATTAACAACACCATCTGCTTCAACTTCAGCTTTCTTATCTTTGCCTGCTTGGGCGGCATCTTCGGCTGCTTTCACGGCTGCTTCAGCTGCGGCTTCTGCGGCATCTTGGGAATCTGGTTTGCCGTTGCTATCCGCATCGTTGACGGTTACTTCTGATGTCGTTACTTGATCAAGACGTGCTTTCAACGCTTCTTTGACTGGGCCTTCTGGTAAGCTATCGACTAACGGAGTTGCTGTACCTTTCTTCTCAGTTGTGACATCGTTCAAGCCATCTACGGCTGATTTCTCATCTGGATTAACAACACCATCTGCTTCAACTTCAGCTTTCTTATCTTTGCCTGCTTGGGCGGCATCTTCGGCTGCTTTCACGGCTGCTTCAGCTGCGGCTTCTGCGGCATCTTGGGAATCTGGTTTGCCGTTGCTATCCGCATCGTTGACGGTTACTTCTGATGTCGTTACTTGATCAAGACGTGCTTTCAACGCTTCTTTGACTGGGCCTTCTGGTAAGCTATCGACTAACGGAGTTGCTGTACCTTTCTTCTCAGTTGTGACATCGTTCAAGCCATCTACGGCTGATTTCTCATCTGGATTAACAACACCATCTGCTTCAACTTCAGCTTTCTTATCTTTGCCTGCTTGGGCGGCATCTTCGGCTGCTTTCACGGCTGCTTCAGCTGCGGCTTCTGCGGCATCTTGGGAATCTGGTTTGCCGTTGCTATCCGCATCGTTGACGGTTACTTCTGATGTCGTTACTTGATCAAGACGTGCTTTCAACGCTTCTTTGACTGGGCCTTCTGGTAAGCTATCGACTAACGGAGTTGCTGTACCTTTCTTCTCAGTTGTGACATCGTTCAAGCCATCTACGGCTGATTTCTCATCTGGATTAACAACACCATCTGCTTCAACTTCAGCTTTCTTATCTTTGCCTGCTTGGGCGGCATCTTCGGCTGCTTTCACGGCTGCTTCAGCTGCGGCTTCTGCGGCATCTTGGGAATCTGGTTTGCCGTTGCTATCCGCATCGTTGACGGTTACTTCTGATGTCGTTACTTGATCAAGACGTGCTTTCAACGCTTCTTTGACTGGGCCTTCTGGTAAGCTATCGACTAACGGAGTTGCTGTACCTTTCTTCTCAGTTGTGACATCGTTCAAGCCATCTACGGCTGATTTCTCATCTGGATTAACAACACCATCTGCTTCAACTTCAGCTTTCTTATCTTTGCCTGCTTGGGCGGCATCTTCGGCTGCTTTCACGGCTGCTTCAGCTGCGGCTTCTGCGGCATCTTGGGAATCTGGTTTGCCGTTGCTATCCGCATCGTTGACGGTTACTTCTGATGTCGTTACTTGATCAAGACGTGCTTTCAACGCTTCTTTGACTGGGCCTTCTGGTAAGCTATCGACTAACGGAGTTGCTGTACCTTTCTTCTCAGTTGTGACATCGTTCAAGCCATCTACGGCTGATTTCTCATCTGGATTAACAACACCATCTGCTTCAACTTCAGCTTTCTTATCTTTGCCTGCTTGGGCGGCATCTTCGGCTGCTTTCACGGCTGCTTCAGCTGCGGCTTCTGCGGCATCTTGGGAATCTGGTTTGCCGTTGCTATCCGCATCGTTGACGGTTACTTCTGATGTCGTTACTTGATCAAGACGTGCTTTCAACGCTTCTTTGACTGGGCCTTCTGGTAAGCTATCGACTAACGGAGTTGCTGTACCTTTCTTCTCAGTTGTGACATCGTTCAAGCCATCTACGGCTGATTTCTCATCTGGATTAACAACACCATCTGCTTCAACTTCAGCTTTCTTATCTTTGCCTGCTTGGGCGGCATCTTCGGCTGCTTTCACGGCTGCTTCAGCTGCGGCTTCTGCGGCATCTTGGGAATCTGGTTTGCCGTTGCTATCCGCATCGTTGACGGTTACTTCTGATGTCGTTACTTGATCAAGACGTGCTTTCAACGCTTCTTTGACTGGGCCTTCTGGTAAGCTATCGACTAACGGAGTTGCTGTACCTTTCTTCTCAGTTGTGACATCGTTCAAGCCATCTACGGCTGATTTCTCATCTGGATTAACAACACCATCTGCTTCAACTTCAGCTTTCTTATCTTTGCCTGCTTGGGCGGCATCTTCGGCTGCTTTCACGGCTGCTTCAGCTGCGGCTTCTGCGGCATCTTGGGAATCTGGTTTGCCGTTGCTATCCGCATCGTTGACGGTTACTTCTGATGTCGTTACTTGATCAAGACGTGCTTTCAACGCTTCTTTGACTGGGCCTTCTGGTAAGCTATCGACTAACGGAGTTGCTGTACCTTTCTTCTCAGTTGTGACATCGTTCAAGCCATCTACGGCTGATTTCTCATCTGGATTAACAACACCATCTGCTTCAACTTCAGCTTTCTTATCTTTGCCTGCTTGGGCGGCATCTTCGGCTGCTTTCACGGCTGCTTCAGCTGCGGCTTCTGCGGCATCTTGGGAATCTGGTTTGCCGTTGCTATCCGCATCGTTGACGGTTACTTCTGATGTCGTTACTTGATCAAGACGTGCTTTCAACGCTTCTTTGACTGGGCCTTCTGGTAAGCTATCGACTAACGGAGTTGCTGTACCTTTCTTCTCAGTTGTGACATCGTTCAAGCCATCTACGGCTGATTTCTCATCTGGATTAACAACACCATCTGCTTCAACTTCAGCTTTCTTATCTTTGCCTGCTTGGGCGGCATCTTCGGCTGCTTTCACGGCTGCTTCAGCTGCGGCTTCTGCGGCATCTTGGGAATCTGGTTTGCCGTTGCTATCCGCATCGTTGACGGTTACTTCTGATGTCGTTACTTGATCAAGACGTGCTTTCAACGCTTCTTTGACTGGGCCTTCTGGTAAGCTATCGACTAACGGAGTTGCTGTACCTTTCTTCTCAGTTGTGACATCGTTCAAGCCATCTACGGCTGATTTCTCATCTGGATTAACAACACCATCTGCTTCAACTTCAGCTTTCTTATCTTTGCCTGCTTGGGCGGCATCTTCGGCTGCTTTCACGGCTGCTTCAGCTGCGGCTTCTGCGGCATCTTGGGAATCTGGTTTGCCGTTGCTATCCGCATCGTTGACGGTTACTTCTGATGTCGTTACTTGATCAAGACGTGCTTTCAACGCTTCTTTGACTGGGCCTTCTGGTAAGCTATCGACTAACGGAGTTGCTGTACCTTTCTTCTCAGTTGTGACATCGTTCAAGCCATCTACGGCTGATTTCTCATCTGGATTAACAACACCATCTGCTTCAACTTCAGCTTTCTTATCTTTGCCTGCTTGGGCGGCATCTTCGGCTGCTTTCACGGCTGCTTCAGCTGCGGCTTCTGCGGCATCTTGGGAATCTGGTTTGCCGTTGCTATCCGCATCGTTGACGGTTACTTCTGATGTCGTTACTTGATCAAGACGTGCTTTCAACGCTTCTTTGACTGGGCCTTCTGGTAAGCTATCGACTAACGGAGTTGCTGTACCTTTCTTCTCAGTTGTGACATCGTTCAAGCCATCTACGGCTGATTTCTCATCTGGATTAACAACACCATCTGCTTCAACTTCAGCTTTCTTATCTTTGCCTGCTTGGGCGGCATCTTCGGCTGCTTTCACGGCTGCTTCAGCTGCGGCTTCTGCGGCATCTTGGGAATCTGGTTTGCCGTTGCTATCCGCATCGTTGACGGTTACTTCTGATGTCGTTACTTGATCAAGACGTGCTTTCAACGCTTCTTTGACTGGGCCTTCTGGTAAGCTATCGACTAACGGAGTTGCTGTACCTTTCTTCTCAGTTGTGACATCGTTCAAGCCATCTACGGCTGATTTCTCATCTGGATTAACAACACCATCTGCTTCAACTTCAGCTTTCTTATCTTTGCCTGCTTGGGCGGCATCTTCGGCTGCTTTCACGGCTGCTTCAGCTGCGGCTTCTGCGGCATCTTGGGAATCTGGTTTGCCGTTGCTATCCGCATCGTTGACGGTTACTTCTGATGTCGTTACTTGATCAAGACGTGCTTTCAACGCTTCTTTGACTGGGCCTTCTGGTAAGCTATCGACTAACGGAGTTGCTGTACCTTTCTTCTCAGTTGTGACATCGTTCAAGCCATCTACGGCTGATTTCTCATCTGGATTAACAACACCATCTGCTTCAACTTCAGCTTTCTTATCTTTGCCTGCTTGGGCGGCATCTTCGGCTGCTTTCACGGCTGCTTCAGCTGCGGCTTCTGCGGCATCTTGGGAATCTGGTTTGCCGTTGCTATCCGCATCGTTGACGGTTACTTCTGATGTCGTTACTTGATCAAGACGTGCTTTCAACGCTTCTTTGACTGGGCCTTCTGGTAAGCTATCGACTAACGGAGTTGCTGTACCTTTCTTCTCAGTTGTGACATCGTTCAAGCCATCTACGGCTGATTTCTCATCTGGATTAACAACACCATCTGCTTCAACTTCAGCTTTCTTATCTTTGCCTGCTTGGGCGGCATCTTCGGCTGCTTTCACGGCTGCTTCAGCTGCGGCTTCTGCGGCATCTTGGGAATCTGGTTTGCCGTTGCTATCCGCATCGTTGACGGTTACTTCTGATGTCGTTACTTGATCAAGACGTGCTTTCAACGCTTCTTTGACTGGGCCTTCTGGTAAGCTATCGACTAACGGAGTTGCTGTACCTTTCTTCTCAGTTGTGACATCGTTCAAGCCATCTACGGCTGATTTCTCATCTGGATTAACAACACCATCTGCTTCAACTTCAGCTTTCTTATCTTTGCCTGCTTGGGCGGCATCTTCGGCTGCTTTCACGGCTGCTTCAGCTGCGGCTTCTGCGGCATCTTGGGAATCTGGTTTGCCGTTGCTATCCGCATCGTTGACGGTTACTTCTGATGTCGTTACTTGATCAAGACGTGCTTTCAACGCTTCTTTGACTGGGCCTTCTGGTAAGCTATCGACTAACGGAGTTGCTGTACCTTTCTTCTCAGTTGTGACATCGTTCAAGCCATCTACGGCTGATTTCTCATCTGGATTAACAACACCATCTGCTTCAACTTCAGCTTTCTTATCTTTGCCTGCTTGGGCGGCATCTTCGGCTGCTTTCACGGCTGCTTCAGCTGCGGCTTCTGCGGCATCTTGGGAATCTGGTTTGCCGTTGCTATCCGCATCGTTGACGGTTACTTCTGATGTCGTTACTTGATCAAGACGTGCTTTCAACGCTTCTTTGACTGGGCCTTCTGGTAAGCTATCGACTAACGGAGTTGCTGTACCTTTCTTCTCAGTTGTGACATCGTTCAAGCCATCTACGGCTGATTTCTCATCTGGATTAACAACACCATCTGCTTCAACTTCAGCTTTCTTATCTTTGCCTGCTTGGGCGGCATCTTCGGCTGCTTTCACGGCTGCTTCAGCTGCGGCTTCTGCGGCATCTTGGGAATCTGGTTTGCCGTTGCTATCCGCATCGTTGACGGTTACTTCTGATGTCGTTACTTGATCAAGACGTGCTTTCAACGCTTCTTTGACTGGGCCTTCTGGTAAGCTATCGACTAACGGAGTTGCTGTACCTTCTTCTCAGTTGTGACATCGTTCAAGCCATCTACGGCTGATTTCTCATCTGGATTAACAACACCATCTGCTTCAACTTCAGCTTTCTTATCTTTGCCTGCTTGGGCGGCATCTTCGGCTGCTTTCACGGCTGCTTCAGCTGCGGCTTCTGCGGCATCTTGGGAATCTGGTTTGCCGTTGCTATCCGCATCGTTGACGGTTACTTCTGATGTCGTTACTTGATCAAGACGTGCTTTCAACGCTTCTTTGACTGGGCCTTCTGGTAAGCTATCGACTAACGGAGTTGCTGTACCTTTCTTCTCAGTTGTGACATCGTTCAAGCCATCTACGGCTGATTTCTCATCTGGATTAACAACACCATCTGCTTCAACTTCAGCTTTCTTATCTTTGCCTGCTTGGGCGGCATCTTCGGCTGCTTTCACGGCTGCTTCAGCTGCGGCTTCTG
Coding sequences within:
- a CDS encoding LPXTG cell wall anchor domain-containing protein, with the translated sequence MKARLDQVTTSEVTVNDADSNGKPDSQDAAEAAAEAAVKAAEDAAQAGKDKKAEVEADGVVNPDEKSAVDGLNDVTTEKKGTATPLVDSLPEGPVKEALKARLDQVTTSEVTVNDADSNGKPDSQDAAEAAAEAAVKAAEDAAQAGKDKKAEVEADGVVNPDEKSAVDGLNDVTTEKKGTATPLVDSLPEGPVKEALKARLDQVTTSEVTVNDADSNGKPDSQDAAEAAAEAAVKAAEDAAQAGKDKKAEVEADGVVNPDEKSAVDGLNDVTTEKKGTATPLVDSLPEGPVKEALKARLDQVTTSEVTVNDADSNGKPDSQDAAEAAAEAAVKAAEDAAQAGKDKKAEVEADGVVNPDEKSAVDGLNDVTTEKKGTATPLVDSLPEGPVKEALKARLDQVTTSEVTVNDADSNGKPDSQDAAEAAAEAAVKAAEDAAQAGKDKKAEVEADGVVNPDEKSAVDGLNDVTTEKKGTATPLVDSLPEGPVKEALKARLDQVTTSEVTVNDADSNGKPDSQDAAEAAAEAAVKAAEDAAQAGKDKKAEVEADGVVNPDEKSAVDGLNDVTTEKKGTATPLVDSLPEGPVKEALKARLDQVTTSEVTVNDADSNGKPDSQDAAEAAAEAAVKAAEDAAQAGKDKKAEVEADGVVNPDEKSAVDGLNDVTTEKKGTATPLVDSLPEGPVKEALKARLDQVTTSEVTVNDADSNGKPDSQDAAEAAAEAAVKAAEDAAQAGKDKKAEVEADGVVNPDEKSAVDGLNDVTTEKKGTATPLVDSLPEGPVKEALKARLDQVTTSEVTVNDADSNGKPDSQDAAEAAAEAAVKAAEDAAQAGKDKKAEVEADGVVNPDEKSAVDGLNDVTTEKKGTATPLVDSLPEGPVKEALKARLDQVTTSEVTVNDADSNGKPDSQDAAEAAAEAAVKAAEDAAQAGKDKKAEVEADGVVNPDEKSAVDGLNDVTTEKKGTATPLVDSLPEGPVKEALKARLDQVTTSEVTVNDADSNGKPDSQDAAEAAAEAAVKAAEDAAQAGKDKKAEVEADGVVNPDEKSAVDGLNDVTTEKKGTATPLVDSLPEGPVKEALKARLDQVTTSEVTVNDADSNGKPDSQDAAEAAAEAAVKAAEDAAQAGKDKKAEVEADGVVNPDEKSAVDGLNDVTTEKKGTATPLVDSLPEGPVKEALKARLDQVTTSEVTVNDADSNGKPDSQDAAEAAAEAAVKAAEDAAQAGKDKKAEVEADGVVNPDEKSAVDGLNDVTTEKKGTATPLVDSLPEGPVKEALKARLDQVTTSEVTVNDADSNGKPDSQDAAEAAAEAAVKAAEDAAQAGKDKKAEVEADGVVNPDEKSAVDGLNDVTTEKKGTATPLVDSLPEGPVKEALKARLDQVTTSEVTVNDADSNGKPDSQDAAEAAAEAAVKAAEDAAQAGKDKKAEVEADGVVNPDEKSAVDGLNDVTTEKKGTATPLVDSLPEGPVKEALKARLDQVTTSEVTVNDADSNGKPDSQDAAEAAAEAAVKAAEDAAQAGKDKKAEVEADGVVNPDEKSAVDGLNDVTTEKKGTATPLVDSLPEGPVKEALKARLDQVTTSEVTVNDADSNGKPDSQDAAEAAAEAAVKAAEDAAQAGKDKKAEVEADGVVNPDEKSAVDGLNDVTTEKKGTATPLVDSLPEGPVKEALKARLDQVTTSEVTVNDADSNGKPDSQDAAEAAAEAAVKAAEDAAQAGKDKKAEVEADGVVNPDEKSAVDGLNDVTTEKKGTATPLVDSLPEGPVKEALKARLDQVTTSEVTVNDADSNGKPDSQDAAEAAAEAAVKAAEDAAQAGKDKKAEVEADGVVNPDEKSAVDGLNDVTTEKKGTATPLVDSLPEGPVKEALKARLDQVTTSEVTVNDADSNGKPDSQDAAEAAAEAAVKAAEDAAQAGKDKKAEVEADGVVNPDEKSAVDGLNDVTTEKKGTATPLVDSLPEGPVKEALKARLDQVTTSEVTVNDADSNGKPDSQDAAEAAAEAAVKAAEDAAQAGKDKKAEVEADGVVNPDEKSAVDGLNDVTTEKKGTATPLVDSLPEGPVKEALKARLDQVTTSEVTVNDADSNGKPDSQDAAEAAAEAAVKAAEDAAQAGKDKKAEVEADGVVELPSTGEINTHLSLFGIIVLLISTLMYGSKKKED